In Phoenix dactylifera cultivar Barhee BC4 unplaced genomic scaffold, palm_55x_up_171113_PBpolish2nd_filt_p 000563F, whole genome shotgun sequence, the following are encoded in one genomic region:
- the LOC103699192 gene encoding L-type lectin-domain containing receptor kinase SIT2-like, with amino-acid sequence MTCRPIATHHNVWQITTELLKKKIPMFLQMERKLSLLLVTCLLTGIAATKYDAFTYNGFQRSDLYLDGAAEITPNGLLRLTNTTSHQQGHAFHKVPLLLKNTSDGTVYTFSTCFVFAMLPEYPDVGGNGLALVLSPTRGLPGAMPNQYLGLFNTTNNGNSSDHVLVIELDTTFNKEFGDIDNNHLGIDVNGLRSMNAAPASYFTEKIGKFKNLSLTSGKPMQVWVDYSNPEKKLNVTISPIRVPKPSHPLLSSSINLSSVILDTMYIGFSSSTGSMLTSHYVLGWSFKMNGQADALNLSSLPSLPLKKHRRKPTSLIIWLSLGVVVFIAITACGIAYIIRRKARYAEVLEEWDLENRTHRFSYKELFKATKGFPEKNLLGVGGFGRVYKGKLPTSKTEIAVKRISHDSKQGMGEFVGEIASNSQLRHRNLVQLLGYSRRKGEVLLVYEFMPNGSLDKFLYDANNPTTLSWSQRLKIIRGVASGLLYLHEGWEQIVLHRDIKASNVLLDGEMNGKLGDFGLSRLYDHGSDPQITNVVGTFGYIAPELTKTGRATTSTDVFAFGVFVLEVVCGRRPIMQQESLDLHLVDWVWRSWRNGVILEVPDARLGGDYHLGELEMILKMGLLCSHPVPAARPTMRQVMQFLDGNLSLPQMPKDGRGITISSPEHAEELEES; translated from the coding sequence ATGACATGTAGGCCAATAGCTACACATCATAATGTGTGGCAAATAACCACTGAATTGCTCAAAAAGAAAATCCCCATGTTTCTCCAAATGGAGCGAAAACTATCTTTACTTTTGGTCACATGTCTGCTTACAGGAATCGCAGCAACCAAATATGATGCATTCACATACAATGGATTCCAAAGGAGTGACTTGTACCTTGATGGCGCAGCAGAGATCACACCCAATGGCCTTCTGAGATTAACCAACACTACAAGCCACCAGCAAGGACATGCATTCCACAAAGTGCCACTGCTTTTGAAGAACACCTCAGATGGTACTGTTTACACTTTCTCTACTTGCTTTGTTTTTGCAATGCTCCCCGAATATCCAGATGTGGGTGGCAATGGACTTGCACTTGTGCTCTCTCCAACCAGGGGGCTCCCTGGGGCTATGCCGAACCAATACCTTGGTCTCTTCAACACTACCAATAATGGCAATTCATCAGATCATGTCCTTGTTATTGAGCTAGACACCACCTTCAATAAGGAGTTTGGAGATATCGACAACAACCATCTCGGAATTGATGTCAACGGATTAAGGTCCATGAACGCCGCACCAGCATCATATTTCACCGAGAAAATTGGCAAGTTTAAGAATCTCAGCCTTACAAGCGGAAAACCAATGCAGGTATGGGTAGATTATAGCAATCCAGAGAAGAAGCTAAATGTAACAATATCCCCCATCCGTGTGCCCAAACCAAGTCATCCATTGTTGTCTTCTTCCATTAATCTATCCTCGGTAATATTAGATACCATGTATATTGGCTTCTCTTCTTCTACAGGCTCCATGCTAACATCCCATTATGTTCTGGGTTGGAGCTTTAAGATGAATGGGCAAGCGGATGCCCTCAACCTGTCCAGCCTTCCTTCGCTTCCTTTGAAAAAGCATAGAAGAAAGCCAACGTCTTTGATAATTTGGCTGTCCTTAGGAGTAGTGGTGTTCATAGCTATAACCGCCTGCGGTATTGCTTACATAATAAGAAGAAAGGCAAGATATGCTGAAGTTCTTGAAGAGTGGGATCTAGAAAATAGAACTCATAGATTCTCATATAAAGAACTATTCAAGGCTACCAAAGGCTTTCCCGAGAAAAATCTTTTGGGAGTTGGCGGTTTTGGAAGAGTTTACAAAGGCAAGCTGCCGACCTCTAAAACTGAAATTGCAGTGAAGAGGATTTCTCATGATTCTAAGCAAGGAATGGGGGAGTTTGTTGGGGAGATTGCGAGTAACAGTCAGCTCCGTCACCGCAATTTGGTCCAGCTTCTTGGCTATAGCCGTAGGAAAGGGGAAGTCCTTTTGGTCTATGAGTTCATGCCCAATGGAAGTCTTGACAAGTTCCTCTACGACGCAAACAATCCAACGACACTTAGCTGGAGCCAGAGACTAAAAATTATCAGAGGTGTGGCCTCAGGTTTGCTCTACCTGCATGAAGGTTGGGAGCAGATTGTTCTACACAGAGATATAAAAGCAAGCAATGTCTTGCTGGACGGTGAAATGAATGGAAAGTTGGGAGACTTTGGACTATCAAGATTGTATGATCATGGTAGCGATCCCCAAATCACTAATGTGGTGGGAACTTTCGGTTATATAGCGCCAGAGCTCACTAAAACAGGCAGGGCAACTACGAGCACTGATGTCTTCGCCTTCGGGGTTTTCGTACTTGAGGTTGTCTGTGGAAGGAGGCCAATAATGCAACAAGAATCACTGGACCTTCATTTGGTGGACTGGGTGTGGAGGAGTTGGAGGAATGGAGTAATTCTAGAGGTTCCAGATGCAAGACTGGGAGGTGATTACCATCTGGGGGAATTGGAAATGATCTTAAAGATGGGATTGCTTTGTTCACATCCTGTGCCTGCAGCAAGACCAACCATGCGCCAAGTGATGCAGTTCTTGGATGGTAATCTTTCGCTGCCGCAAATGCCCAAGGATGGGAGGGGCATCACTATTTCATCACCAGAGCATGCTGAAGAATTAGAAGAATCATAA
- the LOC120106545 gene encoding L-type lectin-domain containing receptor kinase SIT2-like, with protein MFPKNMFFFLILTLATASAEDEDFTYNGFGAAKLRLDGIAEITTNGLLMLTDTRQPAKGHAFLPTPIRFKNSTTGKALSFSTSFIFAMIPKYEDLFGHGIAFVLAQSADLSYALPSQFLGLFNSSNSYSSNQIVAIEFDSNLNPEFNDIDNNHVGIDVNSPKSISSLHAAYYTNDDGGGFKNLSLVSGKPIQAWIEYSHLDGLLNVTLAPIDVAKPGVPRLSSNVNLSSLISDSMYVGFSSSVGPFITSHYILGWSFKLNGRAKALDLSRLPSLPRTGSKSRLESWKIGLLIILAILFLLIITIGIILLVNSRIKFREVFEDWELEYGPQRFCFKDLFLATKGFRDQHLLGAGGFGKVYRGVLPNTGIQVAVKQVSHESRQGMREFIAEIVSIGRLRHRNLVQLLGYCRRKRELLLVYEFMPNSSLDKYLFNQPKSMLSWGQRFQIIKGVASALYYLHEGWEKVVVHRDIKASNILLDDQMNGRLGDFGLARLYDHGTDPQTTHVVGTLGYLAPELAKTGKATTSTDVFAFGGFLLEVACGRRPIEIRASEQDIVLVDKVLECWKAGTILEARDPNLGNEYIAEEMEMVLKLGLLCSHPNSSSRPPMRLVILILEREAPLPEISEDGWNGEISAMGEEGFVDIGMSDSSLLTMSPFSASTTESVPLTGR; from the coding sequence ATGTTTCCAAAGAACATGTTCTTCTTTCTCATCCTCACACTCGCTACAGCATCAGCAGAAGATGAAGATTTTACGTACAATGGATTCGGTGCTGCCAAACTGCGGCTAGATGGCATCGCAGAGATCACAACCAATGGCCTCCTAATGCTCACTGACACTAGACAGCCAGCCAAGGGCCACGCCTTTCTCCCAACTCCCATCCGTTTTAAGAACTCGACAACTGGTAAAGCCCTCTCCTTCTCAACTTCTTTCATCTTTGCAATGATCCCCAAGTATGAAGACTTGTTTGGCCATGGAATTGCGTTCGTTCTTGCACAATCGGCAGATCTATCTTATGCCTTACCTAGTCAATTCCTGGGACTTTTCAATTCAAGCAATTCATATTCTTCAAACCAAATTGTGGCCATCGAGTTCGATTCAAACCTGAACCCTGAATTTAACGATATTGACAATAATCATGTTGGAATTGATGTTAACAGTCCAAAATCTATTAGCTCCTTGCATGCCGCTTATTACACAAATGATGACGGAGGTGGGTTCAAGAACCTGAGCCTCGTGAGTGGCAAACCAATACAGGCCTGGATAGAATACAGTCACTTGGATGGACTGCTTAATGTAACGTTGGCACCAATTGATGTAGCGAAACCAGGTGTTCCACGCTTGTCTTCAAATGtcaatctctcttctttgatctcagaCTCTATGTATGTTGGATTTTCTTCTTCGGTAGGACCATTCATCACATCTCATTACATTCTGGGCTGGAGCTTTAAGTTGAATGGAAGGGCCAAAGCACTAGATCTCTCACGTCTTCCATCCCTCCCTCGCACAGGGTCTAAATCGCGCTTAGAGTCTTGGAAGATTGGGTTGCTGATAATCTTGGCAAtactttttttgttaataataaCAATTGGCATAATCCTTCTTGTGAATAGTAGGATTAAATTCAGAGAGGTGTTTGAAGATTGGGAGTTAGAATATGGACCGCAGAGGTTCTGCTTCAAGGACCTATTCTTGGCCACCAAGGGCTTCAGAGACCAACATCTCTTGGGAGCTGGAGGTTTTGGTAAGGTCTACAGAGGTGTGCTGCCGAACACTGGCATCCAAGTTGCAGTCAAGCAGGTCTCGCACGAATCAAGACAAGGTATGAGAGAGTTCATCGCAGAGATTGTTAGCATCGGCCGCTTGCGTCACCGGAACTTGGTACAGCTCCTTGGTTATTGCAGGAGAAAAAGGGAGCTCTTGTTGGTCTATGAATTCATGCCCAATTCTAGTTTGGACAAGTACCTATTTAACCAACCCAAGTCGATGCTCAGTTGGGGACAAAGATTCCAAATAATCAAAGGTGTAGCTTCCGCGCTTTATTATTTGCACGAAGGATGGGAGAAGGTGGTTGTTCACAGAGATATCAAGGCCAGCAACATCCTGCTAGATGATCAGATGAATGGAAGACTAGGTGATTTTGGCCTGGCAAGACTATATGATCACGGAACCGATCCCCAGACTACACATGTGGTTGGAACTTTGGGTTACCTTGCACCGGAGCTCGCCAAGACTGGCAAGGCAACTACAAGCACAGATGTGTTTGCCTTTGGTGGATTTTTGCTTGAGGTGGCTTGTGGAAGAAGGCCAATAGAGATAAGAGCATCAGAACAAGACATCGTGTTGGTAGATAAAGTTCTGGAGTGCTGGAAGGCAGGGACTATTTTGGAGGCAAGGGATCCCAACTTGGGGAATGAATATATTGCCGAAGAGATGGAGATGGTGCTAAAGCTTGGCCTCCTTTGCTCACACCCTAACTCCAGTTCTAGGCCTCCTATGCGGCTGGTGATCCTAATACTGGAACGCGAGGCTCCCCTTCCAGAGATATCTGAAGATGGTTGGAATGGCGAAATTTCAGCTATGGGAGAGGAAGGTTTTGTTGATATTGGCATGTCAGATAGTTCACTGTTAACCATGTCTCCCTTCTCAGCATCAACAACGGAATCTGTTCCCTTGACAGGCCGTTGA